The Morococcus cerebrosus sequence TGAACACGGGCACGCCGGCGTATTTCGCCAATTCTTCGACCACATCCTGCCCGAAGCCGCGATATTCGATGCCGTCGTACATCCTGCCCAACACGCGGGCGGTGTCTTTGATACTTTCCTTATGCCCGATTTGGCTGGCGGACGGCTCCAGATAAGTGACCCCCGCCCCTTGGTCGCGCGCGGCGACTTCAAACGCGCAGCGGGTGCGGGTCGATGTTTTTTCAAAAATCAGGGCGATGTTCTTCCCTTTCATCCGCTGCACTTCGCGCCCTGCCTTCTTAGCGGCTTTCAACTCGGCGGCAAGGTCGAGGTAGGCGGTGATTTCTGCGGGCGTAAAGTCCAAAAGTTTCAGGAAATGGCGGTTTTTCAGGTTCATATTCGTATTTCTCCTTTCCGGCAGGTCGGACATTGATGAGCAATCTGCCGCTGCTCTATTTTATAGTGGATTAACTTTAAACCAGTACGGCGTTGCCTCGCCTTGCCGTACTATCTGTACTGTCTGCGGCTTCGTCGCCTTGTCCTGATTTAAATTTAATCCACTATAGTCAGGTCGGATTTTCGAATCCGGTAATTTCAATCGGCGTTGTTACCTCAAAATCAAAACAAGGTCGTCTGAACTTCGCCGCGTTCCAAAGCAAGCAGCGACTGTTTGCGGTTCAAGCCGCCTGCGTAGCCGGTCAGCTTGCCGTCGCTGCCGATGACGCGGTGGCAGGGAATCAGGATGGAAACCTTGTTCTGCCCGTTGGCGGCGGCAACGGCGCGGACGGCTTTGGGATTACCCAAACGCTGCGCCTGCTCCTTGTAGCTGCGCGTTTCGCCGTAAGGAATCGCCAGCAGCGCATCCCATGCCTGTTTTTGAAATTCGGTACCAATCTGCTCCAAGGGCGTGGCAAAGGTTTTCAGACGACCCTTGAAGTATAAGTCCAATTCCTGCCGCAGAAGTTGCGTTCGCTCATCTTCCCGAAACACAAACCGTCCGCGCAAGGCTTTTTGGACGGCGGTAATTTCCTGCTCCATATGCTTCTGCCCGACAAACTCCAGCAAACACAAACCCTTACCGCCGAACACCGCCAACATCTCGCCCAAAGGCGTGGCAATGGCGGCAGCGGTCAGTTCGTTCAAGCTGTCAGGATAATGTACTTCCAAGAGACGGATGGCGCGGCGGATACGGACATATTCTTCAGGCGCGCAGCCGATACGGTCAATAAAATCCTGCTCAAACTGCTTGGCTTCGTGTTCCGTCAGATTGGGATACGGCATGACTTCACACTCAAAAACTTGGGTTTCGAGCCAATGGCGGATTTCATCCCATTTTGACGGCAGATTGTTTAAGGAAGGCAGGGTAATCATTCGTTTGCTCCGTATCTCTATCATGGATTTGACGGCAAAATCCCCAATTTTTGCCATTCCCGCACGCCGGCGCAGGAACGGGCTACGACGGAAATCTTGAGGGTTAGGTTGCGGCAATTCCTAAATATTCGATATTTCTAAAGCCTCAGGGAAAGGAATTAAAGATTTCAGACGACCTGCAAAGGGTCGTCTGAAACCACGATTTTTGCATTTGCGCATTTCGGCACATCATCCAACCGTTTCGGCACATTCCTGCCGCCGTTGACAGCCTATAATGAATCCACTTATTCATCAAGCAAAGGAATCATCTATGCAAACCCGCATCCTCTCCGCCGTACTACTGGCTTTTTCAACCGCTGCCTTTGCCGAGGGCGCATTCACGCTGCAATTCGACAACCCGTCCAAAGACGGCGGCTTTACGCAAAACCAGCTTTTGAGCGCGCCTTACGGCTTTGGCTGTTCGGGCGGCAATGCTTCGCCCGCGCTGTCATGGAAAAATCCGCCCGCAGGGACAAAAAGTTTCGTCCTGACCGTTTACGATAAAGACGCGCCGACCGGCCTGGGCTGGATGCATTGGGTGGTCGCCGATATCCCCGCCAATGTCCGCCGCCTGCCCGCAGGCATTACCGCGCAAGGCGGCAGGCTGCCCAAAGGCGCGCTGCAAACCCGCACAGACTTCGGCACTCCGGGCTACGGCGGCGCGTGTCCGCCCGAAGGCAGGAAACACCGCTACGAATTCACGCTCACCGCGCTGAAAGTCGCCAAGCTGCCGAACATCACCGCCGAATCCACACCCGCGCTGGTCGGTTTCTTTACTAGGGCAAACAGCTTGGGCGAAGCGAAATTCACGGTCGAACACCGACGCTGACCTGCCCCGTGCGCCGATATGCCGCCGGCTCCGCTTCCGAGCGGACCGCCGACGGCACGCAACCGAACCGCTCTTTGAAGCGCGCGCTGAAACGGGACGGGCAGTCATAGCCGACCGCGCCGGCAATCTGCGCCACCGGCCATTGCGTAACCTGCAACAGCGTCAGCGCGCGCATCATGCGTACATCCGTCAGCAGCGTACGGAAATTCGTGTCCTGCCGCGCCAACCGCCGCCGCAACGCGGCCTCGCTGCAATTAAGCCGCTGCGCCAGCATCGCCGACGACCAGTCTGCAGCCATATCGGCGGTAATCAGTTTGCGGATTTGCCGCATCAGGTTGACGCCTTCGTACACGGTAAAACCGATGCCGTCATGCTGCAACCACGCCAACACGCCGCAAAGCGCGGCCTCCGCCGCATTGTGCGGCACTTCTTCATCCGCCAGTACCGCAGCCGCATAATCAAACGCGGCGTTCATCCGCCCGGGGTGCGGCAGCTTCACCGCATCGCACACTGCCTGCGCCGTCCCGTATTGTGCGGCAAACCTTTCTATGGCTTCCTGTTCGAAAGCAATCCATTGCGCCTGATAGAGGTCGTCTGAATCAGGAATATTGATGACGTCAAACGTC is a genomic window containing:
- a CDS encoding helix-turn-helix transcriptional regulator, translating into MGALGGIVQHHTALYRSVAVHEPTVVIVRRGCKKLRWAGRELRIAAGEAVALAGGQTFDVINIPDSDDLYQAQWIAFEQEAIERFAAQYGTAQAVCDAVKLPHPGRMNAAFDYAAAVLADEEVPHNAAEAALCGVLAWLQHDGIGFTVYEGVNLMRQIRKLITADMAADWSSAMLAQRLNCSEAALRRRLARQDTNFRTLLTDVRMMRALTLLQVTQWPVAQIAGAVGYDCPSRFSARFKERFGCVPSAVRSEAEPAAYRRTGQVSVGVRP
- a CDS encoding YbhB/YbcL family Raf kinase inhibitor-like protein, which produces MQTRILSAVLLAFSTAAFAEGAFTLQFDNPSKDGGFTQNQLLSAPYGFGCSGGNASPALSWKNPPAGTKSFVLTVYDKDAPTGLGWMHWVVADIPANVRRLPAGITAQGGRLPKGALQTRTDFGTPGYGGACPPEGRKHRYEFTLTALKVAKLPNITAESTPALVGFFTRANSLGEAKFTVEHRR
- a CDS encoding methylated-DNA--[protein]-cysteine S-methyltransferase, whose product is MAKIGDFAVKSMIEIRSKRMITLPSLNNLPSKWDEIRHWLETQVFECEVMPYPNLTEHEAKQFEQDFIDRIGCAPEEYVRIRRAIRLLEVHYPDSLNELTAAAIATPLGEMLAVFGGKGLCLLEFVGQKHMEQEITAVQKALRGRFVFREDERTQLLRQELDLYFKGRLKTFATPLEQIGTEFQKQAWDALLAIPYGETRSYKEQAQRLGNPKAVRAVAAANGQNKVSILIPCHRVIGSDGKLTGYAGGLNRKQSLLALERGEVQTTLF